A segment of the Bacillus pseudomycoides genome:
TGTTATACCCTGACTCCTGGACAACTAGGAGTTTTTGCTATATAACGATCATGATTTGAAAATACAATAGGAATTTACTAATCAAAATCAACATTAGAATTCTACTTCAGGAGGTATATAATGAAAAAATTATATTATGCATCGTTCGTATATTTAATTATTGGTTTATTATCAGGTGTATTCGCTAGAGAATATGCAAAATCAAAGGGCATTCTAGGCTCTACTCTGTTAAATCTTTTACATACACATACGCTAGTACTTGGATTTTTATTCTTTTTAATTGCCTTAGCATTAGCAAAATCATTTTCATTTCATAAAGTGAAGGGTTTTAATATGTGGTTCATCGCCCATAATATTGGATTAATTTTAACACTTTCTTCACTGGCAACTCGAGGACTTCTTCAACTAAATGGAGCTGATTTCAAAGGATTAACCTATATCATTGGAATCTCGCATTCTCTCATTGGTTTTACCCTAGTTTGGTTTATGATTCTATTAAAAAAATCATTCAAAATGTAGTGTGTAACAAAATCAAAAAATAGAAAGAGGCTGCCCTAAAAGTTCTTTAAAAACAACCTTTTGAAGACAGCCTCTTTTCTATATTGATGCTATATGGATTATTCCCCTATTTCAGCGAATTTCTTAATCCGTTCACCAATCTCATCACGTACTCTTTGGAATACAGACCATTCTTGCCCTGCTGAATCATCAAATCCCCAGTGAACACGTTTTACATGCGTGGTGTCGCTGGACATACATCATTTGCATGACCGCAAAGTGTGACAACAAGATCCGCGTTATCTAAAATATTATCTTAATTCGATCATAAAACAACAAAACAAACACCTCGATTGCTTTATGTTAATACCTATAGGAGGGTATGAATTAACATTAATTTTTCATTGCTTCTATTTACAAAGATTAACATATATTATGAGTTTTTATATAAAAAACCTACTAATCAAATAGTAGGCCCTTAGTTTCATTCTCATAATCCGTCTACAAAGCATCTTTATTTTTCTGGCGTAAACCACACAATCTGCTGAATTCGTACAAATACCGGCACTTCTTTTTCTTCTAATACAAGATGGTCTGGCTTCACACTTCTCAAAGTTCCATTTACACTTCCCCGAATTGTTTCCACTACAATTCTTTTCCCAACGATAGATTGCAATGTTTGTACAACATATGGATCAACAAGTGCAACTACCTCACCACTTAATTCATAACCATCTCGAAAATAACCGAACACCTCCTCATATGAATCGTACATCGTTGCCACCTCTTTTCAAGATTTGCTGTAGTGTATGTGGCGTGCACTCAGGAAGTGCCTATCTAACAGAAAAAGCGACGCCACAATGTGACATCGCTTTTGTATGTAAAGAAGACTAGAAGAAAATCTTCTAACCTACTCCCATTTATAAGTCCAAAATTGTTCAATTTGTAACCATTTTAATGTTGCCGCATCTTTGTTTTGCAGTTTTACTTCCGTTTCTTCTAACATCGCTTCTGTTTGAGAACGATGTGCACGTAAAGCTTCTAATTTTTGCTCGAACGCTTCACTAATATTGTTAACAACATCTGGTTCTCCTAATACTTCTTCACGATTTTTTGTAATCGCAACTGCATGAATGACTGGGCGCGTTTCTTTTGGCATACGTGATACAGCGCGAACTGTAGCACGACCAAATGCATCGTGGTCTGGATGAACACCGTGCTCTGGATAGAATGTAATGATTCGTGATGGCTGCACATCGCGAATTACCGTTTCAATTTTATCTGCTACAAAATCTACATCTTCAAATTCTAATGTTTTATCGTGGAAACCAAGCATTCTTAAATCTTCAATGCCCATTGCTTCGCACGCATCTTTTAATTCCTTTTCACGGATATTTGGAATCGTTTCGCGATTAGCAAAAACGTTCTTACCCATATTGCGTCCCATTTGTCCAAGCGTCCCGCACGCATAAGTTACAGGTACTCCTTGCTTTCTTAATAAACTAATTGTTCCTCCCGCCGCAAATGATTCATCATCTGGATGCGGAAATACAACAAGCACATGTCTTTCCATACTTTCCCCTCCTTTTTATTTAAATGGTGTTAAACTTAACTCAAGTGCTACAGCTAAGCGCCCTTTATTATCATGTCCCGCTAGTAACAGACGATCTTGCTCATCTACTTCCCAATGCGTAATACCTTCAGCATATACCCAGCCGTGATCCATTTTGAGACCAACTCGGTATGGATTTGTTCCTGTTATTTTCCCCCGTTCAAAACGAATAATCGCATTTCGAATGAACGCTCCGACTGTCATCATTTTTTCATTAAAATGTGAAGCGTATGCTCCATTTGTCGTTTCTAAATGAATATATACATCTTTATTTACAAAACGTTCGATTTCATGTTGAATAACAGCACTATCTTTTACTATTTCCATCGGATTTCACCTCTTTAAACCATTTTACGCAAAAATAATGTAAATTGCTATCTCTATATTAGAGGACAAAGTTCACTTTGCATAATAATTTGCACTTTGTTTTTTTATTTTTTATATAGTGTATGAAATTTCATTATTCCCTCACTGACCGTAAATAGTTTTCTTTCTTTTTTGAATTTGCTACAATAGAATTTATGCAGAGGGATATTTTTCGACAATTTAATACATATTTTAAAGAAGGTGACATGTTGGAACATTCAGCACATGAAGTAGCAAATTGGCAATATTATTTTGCGATCGCCGTATTTTTAGTAACATACGGATTTATTATTTCTGAGAAATTGAACCGTGCGGTAATTGCACTGTTCGGTGCTGCCATGATGATTATTTTTGGCATTGTAGACTTACATACTGCCTTTACATCACATATCCAATGGGAAACGATCACTCTTTTAATTGGAATGATGATTCTCGTACATATTACGAGCCAATCTGGTGTATTCGAATATGTAGCTATAAAAGCAGCAAAAGCAGCCGGTGGAAAGCCTATTCGAATTTTATTATTTTTATCCCTATTAACCGCGGTCGGTTCTGCATTTTTAGATAACGTAACAACCGTTTTATTAGTCGTTCCTGTTACACTATCTATTACACGAATTTTAAAGGTACAACCTGTTCCCTATTTGATTTCGGAAGTATTATTTTCCAATATTGGTGGTACCGCAACACTAATTGGTGATCCTCCAAACATAATGATTGGATCTGCTAATAAACACCTAGATTTTAATACCTTTTTACTCAATTTAACACCAATTGTACTTATTATTTCCATTGTTACATTAGGCATTATTTATCTTATGTATCGTAACAAATTAAAAACAACACCTGAACAAATTGCCAAGCTTATGGCACTAAATGAAAAAGACTATATTCGTGACCGAAGCTTGCTCCTAAAATCTCTTTCCATTTTAGGATTGACAATTCTCGGGTTTGTTCTTCATTCGATTATTCATGTAGATGCGGCAGTTATCGCGATGACTGGTGCAACACTCCTCATGTTAATTGGTGTAAAACAACATGAATTAGAAGATGTATTTGCTCATGTAGAATGGGTAACGATTTTCTTCTTCGCTGGATTATTTGTTCTTGTTGGCGGCTTAATTGATATCGGACTTATTTCATCTCTAGCAAAAGAAGTAATTGATGTAACGAATGGCGATATTGGTTTTGCAGCGATTCTTATCTTATGGGTATCAGGGGCTGCGTCAGCTACTATTGATAATATTCCATTTGTCGCAACAATGATTCCGCTTATTCAAGATTTAGCATCAGGACTTGGACTTTCCGCTGATTCTCCCCAGATTGAAGTGCTATGGTGGGCATTATCACTTGGCGCTTGCTTAGGTGGAAACGGAACACTCATCGGCGCATCAGCAAACGTAGTTGTTGCAGGTATTGCAAACCGAGAAGGACATGGATTCTCATATCTTGATTTCTTAAAAATTGGCTTACCGTTAACAATCATTGCATTATTATTATCACATGCTTATATATATTTACGTTATTTAATGTAAAAAAGTTTGCAGCAATATGCGAGGGCACTGGAAAACGTAAGTTTTTCAGTGCCCTCCAATGATGTGAAACGAAAAAAGGTAACTTTCCGTTCAAAATTGAACGGAAAGTCACCTTTTTCTTATGCTTTTTTTACTTCTTTTCCTTTATTAAGGTCATGATTCGTTTTAAAACAAAAGAAAAATCAACCATTTCATTGAATTGACGAAGCATATTATCTTTTGGCACGACGATATCGTAAATTGCCATGAATGGACTAAGGTTTAGAGATTGTTGTTTTACAATCATTCGAGACACCACCTAGAATTAGTACAACTATTATACATAAAAAAAGTGAAAGCTTCCTCGATAAAATCGAGGAAGCTTTCACTTTTTTATAAGGAGGACTTTTTCAGTGCCCTCGCAATATGCTGCAAACCTTTTTCGTTACCAAAATATCCCGATAATTGCAAGTGCCCCTAAAATCATACCGCCAATTTGTCCAACAACTCCCGGTGACAATTGAACTCCTTTTTTGACTTCAACAACCGGGCGTTCATGCCTTAGCTGTTGAACCTCACTCTGTAGTTGATGCACACTACCATGCAATTCTTTTACAAGTTCTTTTAACTCAACTATCTCTTCATTAACTGGTTTTGGTTTTTCTAAATTCATATGACATGACTCCTTATTTCAATCCATATGTTGTAAAATTTCGCCAGTTGTTATTCTTTTTCCTGCAAATTACATATACATTATTAAATATGCACATAGTAAAGTTTTCACTCTTAATAAATATTCATATTTTAATTTAATATGTTACAACGTTATTGGAGATTACCCTCTATTATTATCTATATAAATTAATTTCGAGTCTTTACCCATTCACTTCGCAATATCCCCATTATGATACGATCAAAGCTCTTCCCATCTCGCTGAACAGCTTCTCTCATACACCCCTCCACCTTAAATCCAACCTTTTTATATACTTCAATTGCCGATTTATTATATGAAATAACATCGAGACCTACACGATGTAAGTTTAATTCGTAAAAAGCATA
Coding sequences within it:
- a CDS encoding DUF2871 family protein, whose protein sequence is MKKLYYASFVYLIIGLLSGVFAREYAKSKGILGSTLLNLLHTHTLVLGFLFFLIALALAKSFSFHKVKGFNMWFIAHNIGLILTLSSLATRGLLQLNGADFKGLTYIIGISHSLIGFTLVWFMILLKKSFKM
- a CDS encoding YuzF family protein, whose protein sequence is MYDSYEEVFGYFRDGYELSGEVVALVDPYVVQTLQSIVGKRIVVETIRGSVNGTLRSVKPDHLVLEEKEVPVFVRIQQIVWFTPEK
- the bshB2 gene encoding bacillithiol biosynthesis deacetylase BshB2, with the protein product MERHVLVVFPHPDDESFAAGGTISLLRKQGVPVTYACGTLGQMGRNMGKNVFANRETIPNIREKELKDACEAMGIEDLRMLGFHDKTLEFEDVDFVADKIETVIRDVQPSRIITFYPEHGVHPDHDAFGRATVRAVSRMPKETRPVIHAVAITKNREEVLGEPDVVNNISEAFEQKLEALRAHRSQTEAMLEETEVKLQNKDAATLKWLQIEQFWTYKWE
- a CDS encoding YojF family protein; this translates as MEIVKDSAVIQHEIERFVNKDVYIHLETTNGAYASHFNEKMMTVGAFIRNAIIRFERGKITGTNPYRVGLKMDHGWVYAEGITHWEVDEQDRLLLAGHDNKGRLAVALELSLTPFK
- a CDS encoding ArsB/NhaD family transporter, with translation MEHSAHEVANWQYYFAIAVFLVTYGFIISEKLNRAVIALFGAAMMIIFGIVDLHTAFTSHIQWETITLLIGMMILVHITSQSGVFEYVAIKAAKAAGGKPIRILLFLSLLTAVGSAFLDNVTTVLLVVPVTLSITRILKVQPVPYLISEVLFSNIGGTATLIGDPPNIMIGSANKHLDFNTFLLNLTPIVLIISIVTLGIIYLMYRNKLKTTPEQIAKLMALNEKDYIRDRSLLLKSLSILGLTILGFVLHSIIHVDAAVIAMTGATLLMLIGVKQHELEDVFAHVEWVTIFFFAGLFVLVGGLIDIGLISSLAKEVIDVTNGDIGFAAILILWVSGAASATIDNIPFVATMIPLIQDLASGLGLSADSPQIEVLWWALSLGACLGGNGTLIGASANVVVAGIANREGHGFSYLDFLKIGLPLTIIALLLSHAYIYLRYLM